The genomic interval AACCAACCTCAAGGTAGGAAAGGGTTATAGCACTGCGGTAATTTCCAATGCTCAGAAGTTCCTCATTCCGGTGCCCGCTTTTGGTCAAAGTGGGGAACCTCTGGTTTACCCGCCGAGTCACGAAAAAGCAGGGCAACCCATCCTGGACTATCAGGGAAAGCCTGTTGGCGATCGGGGATTGGTCTTTTTTAACGGCAAAGATAAATCCTGGCAGGCAGCACCCGGCGATGGGGAAGCCGTCATCATCATTAATGAAGTCTCTCCACAACAGGCAAAACAGATTGATCAAAAAATCCGATCCTACACGCCAGATCCCAATCGATTAACCCTGAAGCAACTGAAAGAAGTGCTTGCTTTTGTCCAGGAAGACCTGAAATTAGATGATATGTATAATTCAAATCGCCCGTTCATTCGCGAAAATATGACTCCAGCCATTGTGGGAGAAGTCGTAACGGTGAACGGCAAGGAAATTGAAGCCTATGGGTTTAAGAAACGGGATGCCCGTGACATTAATCAGGCGATTTATATTCCGGGCGAATTTGTCTTTCAAGGTCCTGCCGCAACTCCCCAAAAGTTTGCCAATGGTGGAGTGATTGTGGAACAGGGTGGCAAAATGCGAGGCGTTCAACCGGATATTTTTGAGCGAACTTACCGATTCAGTAATGGGAAGGCAATTTCGTCTGCTCGTACCGATATAGCAATTCAATGCGGTTTTTCGCTTAACGCCGTCCCAGATTGAATAGCTTTTATCGCTTATCAAGTAAGTCCTGGATATTCTTAACCCTTGAACTGACACTTCTTAGCTTCGCTTCTACTCGTGAAACGTAGGGATCTAGTTCCTCGCTAAAACGTGTATAAGCAATTTTCTGTGCAGCATGGAAAGCTTTCGCCTCTACATTGTCTGCAATTGAAAACCTTCGAGAAGCTTCCAGGGCTTGAGACTTACTCCACTGACACATTTTCTTTAAATCGACTTTAAATTGATTCAGTTCTGAAATGACGTCCTGAAAAAGATCTGAACTGGATTCAAACCAGGGGAAATCGGCATTCCAATCGTCACCCGCTTCGATTAATTTCGTTTTGAATTCTTCTAGCTCTCGATTGATTAACTCAACTTCCATCGCTTTCTTTTTAGCTGCTGCCTGCCGGATCTGCTCATTCCGTATCTGCTCCTGCTCTTGATGCTGTCTTATTTGCTCCTGTTCCTGCCGTAGCCGTATTCGCTCTTGCTCTTGGTATTTGCGCTTCCTCTCCTGGGGTTCCCACATCAACCTGTCTTCATTCCATTGATTCTCTAAAATTCCTCTTAGTGTTGGATTCCATCCAAGCGTGAATCCCAAGTCATGTACCATCTTTTCTAGTTCATCATTCTCTAGCGTTTCAAACTCCTGCTTCAGTCGCCCGTAAACCCATCCGTCCTTCCAGGTTCCTAACGCTTTCTCTACTAACAACCTTTCCAGTCGTTCCAGAAATTCTTGCCGCATAGACTTTCCTTTGTAGCCTCAAGGTTTTACCACCTTTGCTACACTCGCGATATCAAAACCGGATCGCGGAAATTGTCTTTATAAGAAATTAATTAATCGCCCATTCGACCGCATAAAGTAAAAGCGGTTCCCGATCTCTCCACATCTTTTCATTGAAAAAAGTTGTCCAACGAAAACGTGGGCGTGTTGGGAGAGGAGTGGGGATCTCCTCCACTGCCAACCTGACAACAGGAATCCAGTCAAATTCAGAGAAGTGACTTCAGCTAAGTTCCAAAACTGTACAACAACCAGGGCGAACGAGGGGACTCGAACCCCCGAGTGGCGGAACCACAATCCGCTGCCTTAACCACTTGGCTACGCTCGCCATTGCGTTTCCAATCATAACATCCGGAGCAAAAGTTGATCTAGGGATTGCTTCTAGCTGAATGACTGTCCATTGAGCAACCTAAAGCGATTTCAGGTAGCCTATAACGCATACAGGTTTATACCTGGCTCAAGTTGCAGCGAAATTCTATGAAGACCTGGAAAATTACCGCGATCGCTGGAGCGCTCTTGCTAGCAGGGCTGGGCGGCGTCATGGCAACCAACAATCCTGACCAGACGGCTTACGAAACGTTTGCAACTCAGGCCCTGGTGGACTACACAGAACAGAATCTTTGTAAAAAAATCCCGCTTGATTGGGGTAGCCCAATGCAAATCGCTGCTGGCTTCAAACAAGTCTGAAATTAGAAAATTAATTGCGAATGGCACTTACCGTCAGGACTACGTTTTTTTTAGTATCTACAAGACGGATTTAATCCCTGGTTCCGTGCTGCCTTCTGTGGTTGCCTCCCTTTTGCCGTCCTATCATTTTGAAACGGTGGGCATATTTCAACAGTTTTTCGTTTACCAGAAAAAAGAGCAGCGTTAAACCACTTCAAAGGTAATGGATAGGGTCGCTAACTGAGAAACATCGACGCTACGGATGTTATCAGTTGCGATCGGGCTGCCACGATCGCTGCTGGTGTTCAAATCGTCCAACAGAGAGCCAATCACGATTGTGGGGTCAGCTAATGCCACGGGACCACGGGACTGTCCTGCCTGGGATGCAAGATCTTGCAGCGCTTTTAGCGCATGACTGAGGGGGGCACTGCTGGCAACAACTAGAACCTCTGTTGTGCCTTTGGGTTCCTGGGTGACCAGGTTGAATCCATCTTTTCCTGGTTCAGGAATGCGAAGCGACTGTCCGGCGGCAACCTTCATCGCCTCTGCTGAGGCTGTCCACTGGTTCGGGAAAATGACCGCCATTTCCCCGGTTGAGTCGATCACCAGGACGCTGAAGTAGAGGTCGCGGGGTTCGTTGTTGGTTAACCGAAATTGGATTGAAGTTCCTAGGGGTAGGGCTTTTAAGCCGTTGATGCTAGAAGATGGAGCTTTAGGCAGGGTTGAAGGGTTGGCTCCCCGCACCGCAACCGTGCTGGCAATCAACTCCTTATCATTGCCACCTGGATTCATGGCAACGGCTACCTTTAAGCGAGAGGAGTTGGGATTTAAGGTGAGTTTAACGATCCGGGCAGCTAACAGGGATTTGAGTTTTGCTTGCAGGCGATCGACCGCCTTTGCTCCAGATTCCCCCACTGCCCCAAAGGCTCCCGGTACCACATCCAGACCAGGGTAGAACAACCCCATACTGCCCACCGCAGGAAGGTTGGGTGTGCTTGTTTTTTGCAACTGCTGGTAATAGCTATCGGTCATGCGCCCCAGGATGTATTGCACTTCGCCCTGTTGTAAGGAAAGTGCTTCTATCCGCTTGATTGCCAGCAATGCTTGTTTTGCCTGATCTAAATCCCTGCCGAGGGAAGGATCTAAACCGATCTTTAGCGTGAGTCCGGTGGGAATGCCACGAATCTGTTCTTGCAGCAATGCACCGGGCTTGACGGCGTTCAGTAACTTTCCCTGTCCAACCAGTCCCTGGCGGGATTCCAGGCGAATTTGGGCTGGACGATCGCCCCTTCCATCAATCGCAACCAGCACAGCATTCCGGTTAAATGCTTCCAGACTTTGAGGGGCTAAACCGCCCAACCAAAGTTCGGCGCGATCGCCGTCTACTTTGGTGATGACGGCTTCGGCAGGAATATTTTGCGGGGGGGTGAAGTAAAGTGGTTGTTGATCATTGCTGCTACCGGGTTTTACTTCATAGACCGGTTCCTGATTACTGGAAGAAACCCTGGTTGTACTGCGGGCAATACTGGGCAGGGTGTTGTTGACCCGCGTTGTTCCCGTTTGCTGCCAGAGATACTGGGTCATTAAATAGGTGAAAGCGCCCGCATAAAAATCACTAAAGGGTGCATCGGCTGCCAACTGATCCCGCTTGGCGGAGGCAATTACCACACCCTTGGCAACCCCTGCTTTGCGCCGACGAATGAACGCTTCTGGTGTAAGGTTTAAGCGGGATAGCCATTGTTTCTGGTAGTCCAATTCTGCTGGATCGGGTTGGAGAAGTGCGCCCCCAGCCCGCGATCGCACCCGTAAACTGCCCCGCGTTCCCCCACCAGAATGGCAGCTATCCAGCACTACACTGACATTTTCTGTTTGGAGGGCACTCATCAACAGGAACAGGGTGTGTCCCATGATGTCTTTGACCGTGCCGCCCTTGTCGGGAAACTCCTCTGGTAGGGTGCTATCGACTGGAACAAAGGTGCTGTTTAACCCATCTGGCTCGTCCCGATCGGGATCAGCCACCTGAGAACCGTGACCAGAGTAATGAAAAACGACGATATCTCCCGCTTTTGCCTGTTTAATCAAATGGTCTTCAAAGGCTGTCAGGATGCCCTGCCGGGTTGCTTTGGCATCTGTTAGGGTCAAAATATCGGCTGGATTAAAGCCAAAGCGATAAATCAAGAGTTGCCGCTGAAGCTCCACATCCGTAACGCAGCCCTGAAGCGTTGAAAACTGGCTGCTTTCAGGATAGGCGTTGATACCCACCAGCAACGCCAGTTTGCGGGGTGTGCCCTGGGCTAAAACCTTGGCATAACGAACTCCTTGATGGACGACATCTAGTTGACTTAAACCCAGACTTGCCAGGGTAGAGCCTGCAAATTGTAAGAAGTGACGACGGTTAAAAGGGCGCATAGGAGGAGCGATCGATGACCTGAGTTATCTAATGGGTCCCAACTTTTTGTAGGATGCACAAAATTAGATTCCCCCTAACTCCCCTAAAAGAAAAATCCCTTCTGGTTGTCCCTTTTTAGGAGATTGGGAATGGAGAAAAGCAGAGTTTCAACAAATCCGTTCTCCTGCTGAATCCCCAAGAAGTCCGGATCTTAGAAATGAATTTTGAAAGATAGGAAGGGAATAGGGGGTAGGTGTCAGGTGTCAGGTGTCAGGAAAGGATAAAGGATAAAACAACTTCATCCCCTCATCCCCCCATCCCCAATCACCTCTCCCCCCTCTCCCCTCTCCCACGCTCCCCCTCCCTCTATGCCTCCCCTCGTTTCCATCCTGATTCCCGCTTATAACGCCGAACAGTGGTTAGCAGAAACGCTGGAATCTGCTCTGGCACAAACCTGGCAGAACAGAGAAATCATTGTGGTGGATGATGGCTCAAGCGATCATACGCTGGCGATCGCGCGCACATTCGCCGCTCCTCAGGTTAAAGTCATCAATCAGTCCAATCGGGGAGCGAGTGCTGCTCGAAATTGTGCCCTGCACCATGCCCAGGGTGATTTCATTCAATATCTGGATGCCGATGATTTGTTAGCACCCAATAAAATTGAACTCCAGGTGCAGCAGCTCCAGGATGGCAACCTGGGTTGGGTTGCCGCAGGGGAATGGGCACGATTTTATCACCATCCGGCTGAAGCAACCTTTACGCCCCAACCTCCGTGGGCTGATCTGCCTCCAGTCGATTGGCTGATGTGTGTCTGGGAAGGACACTGGATGATGCATCCGGCTGCCTGGCTCATTCCCAGGACGATCGCCCACCAGGCAGGACTGTGGGATGAACGGCTGTCCCTCAATGACGATGGCGAATATTTCTGTCGGGTTGTGCTTGCCAGCCAGGGAATTAAATTTTGCTGGGGAGCCAGAAGCTATTACCGCTCTGGTAACTCCAGCAGTCTCAGTGGTTCCAAATCTCGATCGGCGTGGGAATCCGCACTCCTCACCCTGGAATTGCAGACCCAACATTTATTGACCAAAGAGGATAGCCCACGCACACGCCGAATCTGTGCAACCGTCTTTCAACGCTTGATTTATGAACTATATCCAGACTTTCCTGATCTGCAACACCGGGCAGAAGCCCTGGTTGAGCAGTTTGGGGGGGCAGATTTGAAACCAACCGGTGGGCCGCTGTTTCAATTGCTTGCGGCTCAGTTCGGTTGGCAGAAAGCAAAACAAATTCAACGGTGGGTCTACCAATATGGCTACGGCAAAGCCGCGATCGGCTGGAAACTATCCAAACTCAAAGCAAAAGCTGCTGTCAATCTTGGGAGATAAGAAATGCAATTGATCGGTAATATCTCCATCAAACGCCCAATTTCCGCGATCGCCCTTGCCCATCCAGCCCCAACGCCTTTTGTGCAGCAGGTGGGGAGAGCGCTATTTGAAGCTGGACTGTTGAGTCAGTTTGCCACAACGCTGGTTAATCGTCCTGATGCTGTTTGGTTAAATGCACTCAACTCCCTATCCGCCCTAGTCAAATTTGATCTGGCAAAGCAGCTCTCACGCCGCTCTGTTACCGAATTTCCCCTGTCGCAGGTGAGGGACAACCCCTTACCGGAAGTGATTCGCATCCTGGTGGGACGGGTGGATAAGGATCAGCGACTGACGGATGTCGTTTTTCATTGGGGCACGGGTGCCTACGATCGCTGGGTGGCACGTCAGGTGTTGGCAGATGCACAAGTGGTTTACGGATATGAGTACGCCTGTCTTGCCACCTTTCAGGCTGCGAAGAAACAGGGAATTGCCTGTATTTACGATGTGCCCTCTCCAGAACACGATTTTGTTGAAAATTTGCTGCACGAGGAACTGAAAGTCTTCCCCGAACTTAACACCCCGTATCGGCGCTATGTCCGCGATCGGCAAACCCAACGTACCCAGCATCGTCGCCAGGAGTGGCAACTGGCGGATGTGGTGATCGCCAATTCTGAATTCACCAAAGCTTCCTATGCGGGAGCCGGATTGGATGTGGAAAAGGTGCGGGTGGTTCCCTATGGGGCACCTCCTGTCTGTACGGAAGGCTTCCAGGGAGGCAGTTCTGAGCGGGAACCTTGCAGGTTTCTGTGGGCAGGCACCTTCAGCATTCGTAAGGGTGCCCACTACCTGTTGCAAGCCTGGAAGCAACTTCAACCCCATTCCAGCGCCCGCTTAAATGTTTATGGCGCAATGGGACTACCTGCTTCCTTGCTGAAGGATGTTCCCGATTCGGTTCAGGTGTCCGGCACTGTTCCCCGTTCCGAACTCTACAAACTTTATCACCAGGCGGATGTGCTGGTTTTTCCGACCCTGTGTGATGGTTTTGGAATGGTGGTGACGGAGGCGTTTGCCCAGGGATTGCCTGTAATAACTACCGATCGAGCAGGGGCAGCAGATCTGGTTCGTCATGGCGACAATGGGTTGATCATTCCAGCAGGCGATGCGGATGCGCTGGCGGATGCGCTGGTGTGGTGCCTGTCCCATCGGCAGGAGTTAAAAGCAATGCGTCAGGCTGCCCTGGAAACGGCGGCGAAATGGCAATGGTCGGACTATCGACAGGCATTGATCGAAAATTTGCTGGATGGACTGAAAGCCGCCGGGTATTGTCTGTAGCAGCTTTACCTCAATCATCTTCACCCACACCCCATACCCCACACCCCATTTAAGAGATGTACTTCACTCGGATGCAAATTGCAGTATGAGCGCTCAACGAATTTGCCTGGTCAGTCCTGGGCATCTGGCCTCTAACCCACGTCTGATTAAGGAAGCCAATAGCTTACATGCGGCTGGTTTTCAGGTCAAGGTGATTGCGGGCAACTACATGCCAGCCTTGCATCCATTAGATCAGGGAATTCTGGCAAATGTGGGCTGGTCTTGCGTCAAAGTGGGCACGGGGTCAAGACCGGGGTATCTGGGACGCAGAGTGTTGCGGGAATGGGCGCGGCAGGTGGTAAAAACGGGTTGGGTGCCCCATCGATCGCTGGCAAAATGGGCGCATAGTCCGTTTACCGATCGCCTTGCCCAGGCGGCAGTGGCAGAACCTGCCGATCTCTACATTGCCCATTGCTTGGCGGCGTTGCCTGCGGCTGCAAAAGCGGCTCAAACACACAAGGCTCACCTGGGATTTGATGCCGAAGATTTCCATGCGGCTGAGTTACTCGATACACCCGAAAATCGGGGAGACAATGTTGCCCGTGTCTGTATAGAAGGGGCTTACCTGCCTCAATGTCGCCATCTGACAGCAGCATCTCCCCTGATTGCCGCTGCCTATGCCGATCGCTATCAGGTCACCATGCAGCCCCTTCTAAATGTATTTCCATTGGCAGATGCTCCCGCTTCTCCAGAACGGCAAGTGGGCGATCGAATTGGCTCAGAACCTTCCCTCTACTGGTTTTCCCAAACCATTGGTGCTGGTCGTGGGCTGGAAGCTATCATTCAGGCAATGGGTCAGATGCGAAACACCCGTGCGGCTGCATCTGCGTGGAATTGCTCCAACCGCTTATACGAATACTTTGATGCAGTTAGCCCAGGAAGTGGGCGTGGGCGATCGCCTCCACCTGCTGCCCGCTGCTCCACCGGACGAAATGGTGCGGTTGGCTGCCTGTCATGATATCGGGCTGTCTCTGGAATTGACAGAACCATTTAATCGAGCGATTTGTCTGACCAATAAAATCTTTGCCTATTTACTGGCTGGAGTACCAGTGTTGCTGAGCAAAACACCCGCTCAGGCAGAATTGTCCCGACAACTGGGAAAAGCTGCCGTATTAGTAGATATTGCCGAACCAGCCGCCATTGCTGCCGTACTGGATCACTGGTTTGCTGATCCGGCAAAATTAGCCGATCGGCGTCAAGCTGCGTGGCATCTGGG from Kovacikia minuta CCNUW1 carries:
- a CDS encoding DUF4359 domain-containing protein; protein product: MIGVAQCKSLLASNKSEIRKLIANGTYRQDYVFFSIYKTDLIPGSVLPSVVASLLPSYHFETVGIFQQFFVYQKKEQR
- a CDS encoding glycosyltransferase family 2 protein, with translation MPPLVSILIPAYNAEQWLAETLESALAQTWQNREIIVVDDGSSDHTLAIARTFAAPQVKVINQSNRGASAARNCALHHAQGDFIQYLDADDLLAPNKIELQVQQLQDGNLGWVAAGEWARFYHHPAEATFTPQPPWADLPPVDWLMCVWEGHWMMHPAAWLIPRTIAHQAGLWDERLSLNDDGEYFCRVVLASQGIKFCWGARSYYRSGNSSSLSGSKSRSAWESALLTLELQTQHLLTKEDSPRTRRICATVFQRLIYELYPDFPDLQHRAEALVEQFGGADLKPTGGPLFQLLAAQFGWQKAKQIQRWVYQYGYGKAAIGWKLSKLKAKAAVNLGR
- a CDS encoding caspase family protein; this translates as MRPFNRRHFLQFAGSTLASLGLSQLDVVHQGVRYAKVLAQGTPRKLALLVGINAYPESSQFSTLQGCVTDVELQRQLLIYRFGFNPADILTLTDAKATRQGILTAFEDHLIKQAKAGDIVVFHYSGHGSQVADPDRDEPDGLNSTFVPVDSTLPEEFPDKGGTVKDIMGHTLFLLMSALQTENVSVVLDSCHSGGGTRGSLRVRSRAGGALLQPDPAELDYQKQWLSRLNLTPEAFIRRRKAGVAKGVVIASAKRDQLAADAPFSDFYAGAFTYLMTQYLWQQTGTTRVNNTLPSIARSTTRVSSSNQEPVYEVKPGSSNDQQPLYFTPPQNIPAEAVITKVDGDRAELWLGGLAPQSLEAFNRNAVLVAIDGRGDRPAQIRLESRQGLVGQGKLLNAVKPGALLQEQIRGIPTGLTLKIGLDPSLGRDLDQAKQALLAIKRIEALSLQQGEVQYILGRMTDSYYQQLQKTSTPNLPAVGSMGLFYPGLDVVPGAFGAVGESGAKAVDRLQAKLKSLLAARIVKLTLNPNSSRLKVAVAMNPGGNDKELIASTVAVRGANPSTLPKAPSSSINGLKALPLGTSIQFRLTNNEPRDLYFSVLVIDSTGEMAVIFPNQWTASAEAMKVAAGQSLRIPEPGKDGFNLVTQEPKGTTEVLVVASSAPLSHALKALQDLASQAGQSRGPVALADPTIVIGSLLDDLNTSSDRGSPIATDNIRSVDVSQLATLSITFEVV
- a CDS encoding glycosyltransferase family protein, whose protein sequence is MQLAQEVGVGDRLHLLPAAPPDEMVRLAACHDIGLSLELTEPFNRAICLTNKIFAYLLAGVPVLLSKTPAQAELSRQLGKAAVLVDIAEPAAIAAVLDHWFADPAKLADRRQAAWHLGQTQYNWDVEQKRFLKVVEKTLQ
- a CDS encoding DUF4359 domain-containing protein gives rise to the protein MKTWKITAIAGALLLAGLGGVMATNNPDQTAYETFATQALVDYTEQNLCKKIPLDWGSPMQIAAGFKQV
- a CDS encoding glycosyltransferase family 4 protein, which gives rise to MQLIGNISIKRPISAIALAHPAPTPFVQQVGRALFEAGLLSQFATTLVNRPDAVWLNALNSLSALVKFDLAKQLSRRSVTEFPLSQVRDNPLPEVIRILVGRVDKDQRLTDVVFHWGTGAYDRWVARQVLADAQVVYGYEYACLATFQAAKKQGIACIYDVPSPEHDFVENLLHEELKVFPELNTPYRRYVRDRQTQRTQHRRQEWQLADVVIANSEFTKASYAGAGLDVEKVRVVPYGAPPVCTEGFQGGSSEREPCRFLWAGTFSIRKGAHYLLQAWKQLQPHSSARLNVYGAMGLPASLLKDVPDSVQVSGTVPRSELYKLYHQADVLVFPTLCDGFGMVVTEAFAQGLPVITTDRAGAADLVRHGDNGLIIPAGDADALADALVWCLSHRQELKAMRQAALETAAKWQWSDYRQALIENLLDGLKAAGYCL